Proteins encoded in a region of the Salipiger sp. CCB-MM3 genome:
- a CDS encoding carbohydrate ABC transporter permease yields MATKASRAAARLMISPAVLLLLGWMIIPLSMTLYFSFLRYNLLMPGMEEFTGWTNYRFFLTDPAFSAALWNTLLLVGGVLLITTVGGTLLALLMDQPFWGQGIVRILVIAPFFVMPTVSALVWKNMFMNPVNGLFAHLAKFFGLQPYDFLAQAPLGSIIFIVSWQWLPFATLILLTALQSLDQEQLEAAEMDGAGPLSRFFYIMVPHLARAITVVILIQTIFLLSVFAEILVTTNGGPGVASTNLTYLIYMQSLLQFDVGGGSAGGVVAIILANIVAIFLMRMIGKNLEA; encoded by the coding sequence ATGGCCACCAAAGCTTCGCGTGCCGCCGCCCGGCTCATGATCTCGCCCGCAGTTCTGCTGCTGCTGGGCTGGATGATCATCCCGCTGTCGATGACGCTCTATTTCTCGTTCCTGCGCTACAATCTGTTGATGCCGGGCATGGAAGAGTTCACCGGCTGGACCAACTACCGCTTCTTCCTGACCGATCCGGCCTTCTCGGCGGCGCTGTGGAATACGCTGCTGCTGGTGGGGGGTGTTCTGCTGATCACCACCGTGGGCGGCACGCTGCTGGCGCTGCTGATGGACCAGCCGTTCTGGGGGCAGGGCATCGTCCGCATTCTGGTGATCGCGCCGTTCTTCGTCATGCCCACCGTCTCGGCGCTGGTCTGGAAGAACATGTTCATGAACCCGGTGAATGGCCTCTTCGCGCATCTGGCGAAGTTCTTTGGCCTGCAACCTTATGATTTCCTCGCGCAGGCGCCATTGGGGTCGATCATCTTCATTGTCAGCTGGCAATGGCTGCCCTTCGCGACGCTGATCCTGCTGACCGCGCTGCAGTCGCTGGACCAGGAACAGCTGGAGGCCGCCGAGATGGACGGCGCCGGGCCGCTGTCGCGCTTCTTCTACATCATGGTGCCGCATCTGGCGCGGGCGATCACCGTGGTGATCCTGATCCAGACGATTTTCCTGCTGTCGGTCTTTGCCGAGATCCTGGTGACCACCAACGGCGGTCCGGGCGTGGCGTCGACCAATCTGACCTACCTCATCTACATGCAATCGCTGCTGCAATTCGACGTGGGTGGCGGCTCTGCCGGGGGCGTGGTGGCGATCATCCTCGCCAATATCGTGGCGATCTTCCTGATGCGGATGATCGGCAAGAACCTGGAGGCCTGA
- a CDS encoding ABC transporter substrate-binding protein gives MSVTIRALMGACALGALSTAAMAETTITVATVNNGDMIRMQGLMNAFNEQHPDIKVEWVTLEENVLRQRVTQDVATKGGQFDVMTIGTYEVPIWGERGWLVSLDDMPESYDTDDLLPAIRGGLTIDGSLYAAPFYGESSMVMYRKDLMDAAGLEMPEAPTWDFIKEAAAAMTDKEGEVYGICLRGKAGWGENMAFLTAMANSYGARWFDMDWKPQFDSDAWNAALTDYLELMNNYGPPGASSNGFNENLALFQSGKCGMWIDATVAASFVTNAEESSVADQVGFALAPDNGLGKRGNWLWAWNLGIPAGTQKEDAAKTFVEWATSKEYLELVAEKEGWANVPPGTRTSLYENPEYLEAAPFAQMTLDSINAADPQNPTVDEVPYVGVQFVAIPEFQGLGTAVGQQFSAALAGQVTAEQALQSAQMLTEREMMKAGYIK, from the coding sequence ATGTCAGTTACCATTCGCGCGCTGATGGGCGCGTGCGCGCTCGGTGCGCTTTCCACCGCGGCCATGGCCGAAACCACCATCACCGTTGCCACGGTGAACAACGGCGACATGATCCGCATGCAGGGTCTGATGAACGCCTTCAACGAGCAGCACCCCGACATCAAGGTCGAGTGGGTGACGCTGGAAGAGAACGTGCTGCGCCAGCGCGTGACGCAGGACGTGGCCACCAAGGGCGGCCAGTTCGACGTGATGACCATCGGCACCTATGAGGTTCCGATCTGGGGCGAGCGCGGCTGGCTGGTCAGCCTCGACGACATGCCCGAGAGCTACGACACCGACGATCTGCTGCCGGCGATCCGCGGCGGTCTGACCATCGACGGCTCGCTTTACGCGGCGCCGTTCTACGGCGAAAGCTCGATGGTCATGTACCGCAAGGACCTGATGGACGCTGCCGGTCTGGAAATGCCCGAGGCGCCGACCTGGGACTTCATCAAGGAAGCCGCGGCGGCGATGACCGACAAGGAGGGTGAAGTCTACGGCATCTGCCTGCGCGGCAAGGCGGGCTGGGGCGAGAACATGGCCTTCCTGACCGCCATGGCCAACTCCTACGGCGCGCGCTGGTTCGACATGGACTGGAAGCCGCAGTTCGACAGCGACGCATGGAACGCGGCGCTGACCGACTACCTTGAGCTGATGAACAACTACGGCCCGCCGGGCGCGTCGTCGAACGGCTTCAACGAGAACCTCGCGTTGTTCCAGTCGGGCAAATGCGGCATGTGGATCGACGCCACCGTGGCGGCGTCCTTCGTGACCAATGCCGAGGAATCCTCGGTCGCCGATCAGGTCGGCTTTGCGCTGGCGCCGGACAACGGGCTTGGCAAGCGCGGCAACTGGCTCTGGGCTTGGAACCTCGGCATCCCGGCAGGCACCCAGAAGGAAGACGCGGCCAAGACCTTCGTCGAATGGGCGACCTCGAAAGAGTACCTCGAGCTTGTGGCGGAAAAAGAGGGCTGGGCGAACGTACCGCCGGGCACCCGCACCTCGCTTTATGAGAACCCCGAGTATCTCGAGGCGGCACCCTTCGCACAGATGACGCTGGACTCGATCAACGCCGCCGATCCGCAGAACCCGACCGTCGACGAAGTGCCCTATGTGGGCGTGCAATTCGTCGCCATCCCCGAGTTCCAAGGCCTCGGCACCGCTGTCGGCCAGCAGTTCTCGGCCGCGCTGGCCGGGCAGGTGACTGCCGAGCAGGCGCTGCAGTCGGCACAGATGCTCACCGAGCGTGAGATGATGAAGGCCGGCTACATCAAGTAA
- a CDS encoding sugar-binding transcriptional regulator, with translation MALRSIDEGEASPQDLSARAAWLYYVGGLRQDQIADELGISRQRAQRLVARAMAEGLVKVRIDHPIAECLELEQQLRQRFGLVRARVAPRADGGQDALRAIAPFAAAEMERIFANPTPQLIALGTGRTLRAMIEQMQTINAGHHRMVSLIGNVAPDGSASFYEVIMRIADKTGAPHYPMSVPVMARDAEEFATYRSLPHVVSSRALAKEADVTVVGIGQMADDAPLFVDGFITADELSSLRSAGAAGELGGHVFDSEGRYLEHPVNEFMVGVRVPQNQNPVICVAGGVSKIKALRAALKGRLVQGLVTDELTAAEILSTS, from the coding sequence ATGGCCTTGCGCAGCATCGATGAGGGGGAAGCCTCGCCGCAGGACCTGTCGGCGCGGGCCGCATGGCTCTATTACGTGGGCGGGCTGCGGCAGGATCAGATCGCCGACGAGCTTGGGATTTCGCGCCAGCGCGCGCAGCGTCTGGTGGCGCGCGCCATGGCCGAGGGGCTGGTGAAGGTGCGCATCGACCACCCGATCGCCGAATGTCTCGAGCTTGAACAGCAATTGCGCCAGCGCTTTGGGCTGGTGCGGGCGCGGGTGGCGCCACGCGCCGACGGCGGGCAGGACGCGCTGCGGGCCATCGCGCCCTTTGCCGCCGCCGAAATGGAGCGCATCTTCGCCAATCCCACGCCGCAGCTGATCGCGCTCGGCACCGGGCGGACGCTGCGCGCGATGATCGAGCAGATGCAGACGATCAACGCCGGGCACCACCGCATGGTCTCGCTGATTGGCAACGTCGCGCCGGACGGGTCGGCGTCCTTCTACGAGGTCATCATGCGCATCGCCGACAAGACCGGCGCGCCGCATTACCCGATGTCGGTGCCGGTGATGGCGCGCGACGCCGAAGAGTTTGCCACCTATCGCAGCCTGCCGCATGTGGTCAGCTCGCGCGCCTTGGCCAAGGAGGCGGATGTCACCGTGGTCGGAATCGGGCAGATGGCGGATGACGCGCCGCTGTTCGTGGACGGGTTCATTACCGCCGATGAGTTGAGTAGCCTGCGTTCCGCTGGCGCTGCGGGCGAGTTGGGCGGCCATGTCTTCGATTCCGAGGGCCGCTACCTCGAGCATCCGGTAAATGAGTTCATGGTTGGCGTGCGCGTGCCGCAGAACCAGAACCCGGTGATCTGCGTGGCTGGAGGTGTCAGCAAAATCAAAGCCTTGCGCGCTGCTCTTAAAGGTCGACTGGTGCAGGGTTTGGTTACCGACGAACTGACCGCAGCCGAAATCCTCAGCACTTCCTAA
- a CDS encoding HAD family hydrolase has protein sequence MTQPIELVLFDFDGVVVDSEIISLRMLVAELAQHGVSVDIPYVSRHFLGRSYPVVLAQIREEFGILLPEGFEADYRARLLAAFEAEGLRVMPHLREVLGALRVPYGLATSSSPARVASSLAMTGLTEAFAGCITTASEVARGKPAPDLPLHAAGKFGIAPERCLLIEDSLAGIAAGLAAGMQVWQFTGGSHMAEGAVAADPDALPHRQFASFAELPHLAPQAFIRGE, from the coding sequence GTGACACAGCCGATAGAGCTGGTGCTTTTCGATTTCGACGGCGTGGTGGTGGACAGCGAGATCATCTCGCTGCGGATGCTGGTTGCCGAACTGGCGCAACATGGGGTGAGCGTCGATATCCCTTATGTGTCGCGGCATTTTCTGGGCCGCAGCTACCCGGTGGTTCTGGCGCAAATCCGCGAGGAATTCGGCATTCTGCTGCCCGAGGGCTTCGAGGCCGACTACCGCGCCCGGCTCTTGGCCGCCTTCGAGGCAGAGGGGCTGCGGGTGATGCCGCATCTGCGCGAGGTGCTGGGCGCGTTGCGGGTGCCTTACGGGCTGGCGACCAGTTCCAGTCCGGCGCGGGTCGCCTCCAGCCTTGCGATGACCGGCCTCACCGAGGCGTTTGCGGGCTGCATCACGACGGCATCGGAAGTGGCGCGCGGCAAGCCCGCGCCGGATCTTCCGCTGCACGCGGCGGGCAAGTTTGGCATCGCGCCAGAGCGTTGCCTGCTGATCGAGGACTCGCTGGCGGGCATCGCCGCGGGGCTCGCGGCGGGGATGCAGGTCTGGCAGTTCACCGGCGGCAGCCATATGGCCGAGGGCGCGGTGGCCGCGGACCCGGACGCGCTGCCGCACCGACAATTTGCAAGTTTCGCGGAACTTCCGCATCTTGCACCACAGGCTTTTATCAGGGGGGAGTGA
- a CDS encoding ATP-binding protein: MAPAPLAAPDLDAADAFVWHTEPDRLEPVAQVNRVALDLLVGIDRSRDTLLSNTLQFARGLPANNALLWGARGMGKSSIVKAVHAEALQRGERLKLVELQREDLPSVSRLLNVLRGAPHRFVLFCDDLSFSHDDQHYKSLKAVLDGGIEGRPDNVLFYATSNRRHLMPRDMIENERSSSINPSEAVEEKVSLSDRFGLWLGFHPCSQDEYLDMIRGYCAAHGVSIDEERLRAEAIEWQATRGARSGRVAWQFFLDLAGREGVALG, translated from the coding sequence ATGGCTCCGGCGCCGCTTGCCGCTCCGGATCTGGACGCGGCGGACGCCTTCGTGTGGCACACCGAGCCCGACCGGCTGGAGCCGGTGGCGCAGGTGAACCGCGTGGCGCTGGATCTTCTGGTGGGCATCGACCGCTCGCGCGACACGCTGCTGTCGAACACGCTGCAGTTCGCCCGCGGGCTGCCCGCCAACAATGCGCTGCTCTGGGGCGCGCGTGGCATGGGCAAGTCGAGCATCGTCAAGGCGGTGCACGCCGAGGCGCTGCAGCGGGGCGAGCGGCTGAAGCTGGTCGAGTTGCAGCGCGAGGATCTGCCTTCGGTCAGCCGCCTGCTCAACGTGCTGCGCGGCGCGCCGCATCGGTTCGTGCTGTTCTGCGACGATCTGTCGTTCAGCCATGACGACCAGCACTACAAAAGCCTCAAGGCGGTGCTCGACGGCGGCATCGAAGGGCGGCCCGACAATGTGCTGTTCTACGCCACCTCGAACCGCCGCCACCTGATGCCGCGCGATATGATCGAGAACGAGCGGTCGAGCTCGATCAACCCCTCTGAGGCGGTCGAAGAGAAAGTTTCGCTGTCGGACCGCTTCGGTCTGTGGCTGGGCTTCCATCCGTGCTCGCAGGATGAATATCTCGACATGATCCGCGGCTATTGCGCGGCCCATGGCGTGAGCATCGACGAAGAGCGCCTGCGCGCCGAGGCGATCGAATGGCAGGCCACGCGCGGCGCGCGCTCGGGCCGGGTCGCCTGGCAGTTCTTCCTCGATCTGGCAGGGCGCGAGGGCGTGGCGCTCGGCTGA
- the tatC gene encoding twin-arginine translocase subunit TatC, protein MSQIDNDEIEDSSAPLIEHLAELRTRLIRAVAAFIVGIVLAFTVAEPILQFLLGPIEQTLRALGDPSPTMQYTSPQEYLFTLFRISMVFGFGLAFPVISFQLWRFVAPGLYKSEKNAFLPFMIASPIMFLLGASFAHFVVTPLAMQFFLGFADVSSIFANLLAQATDGIPSNLPADTAVVPETTEGMKITFFGKVNESLDITLKFIVAFGLCFQLPVLLTLMGKAGLVSAAGLGSVRKYAVVAILVLAALVTPPDVTTQAILFVVVYGLYEVSIFLVRIVEKKREKELKAQGLWFEDEDEDEGQEDRIP, encoded by the coding sequence ATGAGCCAGATCGACAATGACGAGATCGAGGACAGCTCGGCCCCGCTGATCGAGCATCTGGCCGAGCTGCGCACGCGGCTCATTCGCGCTGTTGCGGCCTTCATCGTCGGCATCGTGCTTGCCTTCACGGTGGCCGAGCCGATCCTGCAGTTCCTGCTCGGGCCGATCGAGCAGACGCTGCGTGCGCTTGGCGATCCGTCGCCGACCATGCAGTACACCTCGCCGCAGGAATATCTCTTCACCCTGTTCCGCATCTCGATGGTGTTCGGCTTCGGGCTCGCCTTCCCGGTGATCTCGTTCCAGCTTTGGCGCTTCGTGGCGCCGGGGCTCTACAAATCCGAGAAGAACGCCTTCCTGCCGTTCATGATCGCCTCGCCGATCATGTTCCTGCTCGGCGCCAGCTTTGCCCATTTCGTGGTGACTCCGCTGGCGATGCAGTTCTTCCTCGGCTTCGCCGACGTCAGCTCGATCTTCGCCAACCTTCTGGCGCAGGCCACCGACGGCATTCCGTCGAACCTGCCCGCCGACACCGCGGTGGTCCCCGAGACCACCGAGGGCATGAAGATCACCTTCTTCGGCAAGGTGAACGAGAGCCTCGACATCACGCTCAAGTTCATCGTCGCCTTTGGCCTGTGCTTCCAGCTGCCGGTGCTGCTGACCCTTATGGGCAAGGCGGGGCTGGTCTCTGCCGCGGGTCTCGGCTCGGTGCGCAAATACGCCGTGGTAGCGATCCTCGTGCTGGCCGCGCTGGTCACCCCGCCGGATGTGACCACGCAGGCGATCCTCTTCGTGGTGGTCTACGGGCTCTACGAGGTGTCGATCTTCCTTGTGCGCATCGTCGAGAAGAAGCGCGAGAAAGAGCTGAAGGCGCAGGGCCTCTGGTTCGAGGACGAGGATGAAGACGAAGGTCAGGAGGACCGGATCCCGTGA
- the tatB gene encoding Sec-independent protein translocase protein TatB, with product MFDLGWSELMVIGIVALIVVGPKDLPVLFRNMGRFMGKARGMAREFTRAMNDAADEAGVRDVAKTLKTATNPVNSAMDGVRDAAKSMTDPTPPKKSEGLKEDPGALDAERAENKQKIEASAARAAADRQKREAEAAAKRAEDAAKKAEELEAAMKKDGEA from the coding sequence ATGTTCGATCTTGGCTGGTCGGAACTGATGGTGATCGGCATCGTTGCGCTGATCGTCGTTGGTCCGAAGGATCTGCCCGTGCTGTTCCGCAATATGGGGCGCTTCATGGGCAAGGCGCGCGGAATGGCGCGCGAGTTCACCCGCGCAATGAACGACGCCGCGGATGAAGCAGGCGTGCGTGACGTGGCCAAGACGCTGAAGACGGCGACCAACCCGGTGAACTCGGCCATGGACGGGGTGCGCGACGCGGCCAAGTCGATGACCGACCCGACGCCGCCGAAGAAGTCCGAAGGGCTGAAAGAAGATCCCGGCGCGCTCGACGCAGAGCGGGCCGAGAACAAGCAGAAGATCGAGGCCAGTGCCGCCCGCGCTGCCGCCGACCGCCAGAAGCGTGAGGCAGAGGCCGCGGCGAAACGCGCCGAGGACGCCGCCAAGAAGGCCGAAGAGCTGGAAGCGGCGATGAAGAAAGACGGTGAGGCATGA
- a CDS encoding twin-arginine translocase TatA/TatE family subunit: MLNNIGLPGLLLIAVVVLVLFGRGKISSLMGEVGKGITAFKKGVSEGGKELEDEKAEEAKDVTPESEKDKV, encoded by the coding sequence ATGCTCAACAATATCGGCCTTCCCGGCCTTCTTCTGATCGCGGTCGTGGTGCTGGTTCTGTTCGGCCGCGGCAAGATTTCCAGCCTGATGGGCGAAGTCGGCAAGGGCATCACCGCGTTCAAGAAGGGCGTGAGCGAGGGCGGCAAGGAACTCGAGGACGAGAAAGCCGAAGAGGCCAAGGACGTCACGCCCGAGAGCGAGAAAGACAAGGTCTGA
- a CDS encoding helix-turn-helix transcriptional regulator: MKKTDRLYALMQRLKDGALHTAEALAEDLGVSVRTIYRDMDTLAASGVPIEGERGRGYTARAAFTLPPLNLSELELEALHLGLAAVGQGGMPDLAQAAESLSARIDALLPEDGETQGAFGFATYPFRDAAEGFRFMPDFRAAIRARQKLRVTLKDRTEPQELRPLHMDYWGRIWTCIAWNETARGFETLRIDQVSAVTPLPGLFVDEPGKSLADYRAQAR, from the coding sequence ATGAAGAAGACCGACCGCCTCTATGCGCTGATGCAGCGGCTGAAGGATGGCGCGCTGCACACCGCCGAGGCGCTGGCCGAAGACTTGGGGGTTTCGGTGCGGACCATCTATCGCGACATGGACACGCTGGCCGCCTCGGGCGTGCCGATCGAGGGCGAGCGCGGGCGCGGCTACACCGCGCGCGCTGCCTTCACCCTGCCGCCGCTGAACCTGAGCGAGCTCGAGCTCGAAGCGCTGCACCTCGGCCTTGCCGCCGTCGGTCAGGGCGGGATGCCGGATCTGGCGCAGGCCGCCGAGAGCCTTTCGGCCCGCATCGACGCGCTGCTGCCCGAGGATGGCGAGACGCAGGGGGCCTTTGGCTTTGCCACCTATCCGTTCCGCGATGCCGCCGAGGGGTTTCGCTTCATGCCCGACTTCCGCGCCGCGATCCGCGCCCGGCAAAAGCTGCGCGTGACGCTGAAGGATCGCACCGAGCCGCAGGAGTTGCGCCCGCTGCACATGGACTACTGGGGCCGGATCTGGACCTGCATCGCGTGGAACGAGACGGCGCGCGGCTTCGAGACCCTCCGCATCGATCAGGTCAGCGCCGTGACGCCCCTGCCCGGCCTCTTCGTCGATGAACCGGGCAAGAGCCTCGCCGATTACCGCGCGCAGGCCCGCTGA
- a CDS encoding M24 family metallopeptidase, with product MDQSVATRGFFPSEYHSRLERAQARMAMSGISALLLTTEPEVRYFTGFLTRFWESPTRPWFLVVPAEGDPVAVIPSIGAHLMAQSWITDIRCWSSPDYEDDGISLLAEALAEAVPPGEWVGVPSGGETHLRMPLTDWEALKHRLPDRLFGPDAGIMRKLRMVKSEAEIACIRAACDVGTRAFARLPEILRPGVPLSEVFRRFQILALEEGADWVPYLAGAAGPDGYGDVISPASQTPLCEGDVLMLDTGLMRDGYFCDFDRNISLGTAAPGVLDAHARLLDAVQAGFAAARPGARANDLFRAMAAITGGSDVGRLGHGLGMQLTEPPSLIAADDTRLEPGMVLTLEPGIALSPSHMLVHEEDIVITETGAEWLTIPATSLPEVPV from the coding sequence ATGGATCAGAGCGTTGCCACACGGGGCTTTTTCCCCTCCGAATACCACAGCCGGCTGGAGCGGGCGCAGGCACGCATGGCCATGTCGGGGATCTCTGCGCTGCTGCTGACGACCGAGCCCGAGGTACGCTATTTCACCGGCTTCCTGACACGGTTCTGGGAAAGCCCGACGCGGCCATGGTTCCTTGTGGTGCCGGCCGAGGGCGATCCGGTGGCGGTGATCCCCTCGATCGGCGCGCATCTGATGGCGCAAAGCTGGATCACCGACATCCGCTGCTGGAGTTCCCCCGATTACGAGGACGACGGCATCTCGCTGCTGGCCGAGGCGCTGGCCGAGGCGGTGCCGCCGGGCGAATGGGTCGGCGTGCCGAGCGGCGGCGAGACTCATCTGCGCATGCCACTCACCGACTGGGAGGCGCTGAAGCACCGGCTGCCCGACCGGCTGTTCGGACCCGATGCGGGGATCATGCGCAAGCTGCGTATGGTGAAATCCGAGGCCGAGATCGCCTGCATCCGCGCCGCCTGCGACGTCGGCACCCGCGCCTTCGCCCGGCTGCCCGAGATCCTGCGCCCCGGCGTGCCGCTGTCGGAGGTGTTCCGACGCTTCCAGATCCTCGCGCTGGAGGAAGGTGCCGATTGGGTGCCCTATCTGGCCGGGGCTGCCGGACCGGACGGCTATGGCGACGTGATCTCTCCGGCCAGCCAGACGCCGCTCTGCGAGGGCGATGTGCTGATGCTCGACACCGGGCTGATGCGCGATGGATATTTTTGCGATTTTGACCGCAACATCTCGCTCGGCACCGCCGCGCCCGGTGTTCTTGATGCCCATGCGCGGTTGCTAGATGCGGTGCAGGCGGGGTTCGCCGCCGCCCGCCCCGGTGCCCGCGCCAACGATCTGTTCCGGGCGATGGCCGCGATCACCGGCGGGTCGGACGTCGGGCGGCTGGGCCATGGGCTGGGCATGCAGCTGACCGAGCCGCCTTCGCTCATCGCCGCCGATGACACGCGGCTGGAGCCGGGCATGGTGCTGACGCTGGAGCCGGGGATCGCGCTCTCTCCCAGCCATATGCTGGTTCATGAGGAGGACATCGTGATCACCGAAACCGGTGCCGAATGGCTCACCATCCCCGCCACCAGCCTGCCGGAGGTGCCGGTATGA
- a CDS encoding maleate cis-trans isomerase family protein, producing the protein MSDALKGLHFPHELDPVRAAQVGLIVLQSDETIETDFRQLIPTELELLVSRIPSGAEVTPDTLAAMEGYMTASAALFPQGADLAAVGYGCTSGTAQIGAAQVAARIRKAIDVPQVTEPVSALIAACRSLGVRRLAMLSPYLPEVSERLREVLAAAEIDTPVFGSFEIEEEARVVRISASSIVEAGAALIAQAPEPVDALFLSCTNLRALPAIDALEAATGLPVLASNSVLAWHLARLAGQQARGPGRLLRASPPPLRAAE; encoded by the coding sequence ATGAGCGATGCCCTGAAAGGACTGCACTTCCCGCATGAACTGGACCCGGTCCGCGCCGCGCAGGTTGGTCTGATCGTGCTGCAGTCGGATGAGACCATCGAGACGGATTTCCGCCAGTTGATCCCGACCGAACTGGAACTTCTGGTCAGCCGCATCCCCTCAGGCGCCGAGGTTACGCCCGACACGCTGGCGGCGATGGAGGGCTATATGACCGCCTCTGCCGCGCTTTTCCCGCAGGGCGCAGATCTGGCGGCGGTGGGCTATGGCTGCACCTCGGGCACCGCGCAGATCGGTGCCGCGCAGGTCGCCGCGCGCATCCGCAAGGCCATCGACGTGCCGCAGGTGACCGAGCCCGTCTCGGCCCTCATCGCCGCCTGCCGCAGCCTTGGCGTGCGGCGGCTGGCGATGCTGTCGCCCTATCTGCCCGAGGTCTCGGAGCGGCTGCGCGAGGTGCTGGCGGCGGCGGAGATCGACACGCCGGTCTTCGGCAGCTTCGAGATCGAGGAAGAGGCCCGCGTGGTGCGCATCTCGGCAAGCTCGATCGTCGAGGCGGGCGCGGCGCTGATCGCGCAGGCCCCCGAGCCGGTGGACGCGCTCTTTTTGTCGTGCACCAACCTGCGCGCCCTGCCCGCCATCGATGCGCTCGAGGCCGCGACGGGGCTGCCAGTGCTGGCCAGCAACAGCGTTCTGGCGTGGCATCTCGCGCGGCTCGCCGGTCAGCAGGCGCGAGGGCCGGGCCGCCTGCTGCGCGCCAGCCCGCCGCCGCTGCGCGCCGCCGAGTAA
- a CDS encoding MFS transporter, translating into MFQLVTSVWSLLLGVFLIMIGNGMQATLMGVRGDIEGFSTFELSLITSGYFLGFLVGSRLTPKMIRKVSHVRVFAALGSMMSALLIAFPLLSDPWSWTALRVLLGFCLSGLYVTSESWLNDRATNQTRGTLLSAYMVAQTLGMVAAQGLLNFGDAAGFSLFVVASILVSVAFTPVLLSAVPIPAVESIKPMSLRQLYDRSPLGTIGTLLLGGVFSAQMGMAAVYGAKVGLSVQEISGFVAALFMGSFLFQFPVGWLSDLMDRRVMILTLAAVGALTCGIAFFYSQSLTALLVAGLIMGGMASPLYSLFIAYTNDYLELEDMPAAASGMVFIYGVGAIAGPLVTGQAMDIAGPQSFWAVLTVLFAMIAIYTAWRMTRRQAADGDGSAYLNVLPNSSTVAVGAAYEWYAEAAAEEEAAAEAEENAGTQGH; encoded by the coding sequence ATGTTCCAGCTAGTCACCAGTGTCTGGTCGCTTCTTCTTGGCGTCTTCCTGATCATGATCGGCAACGGCATGCAGGCCACGCTGATGGGCGTGCGCGGCGATATCGAGGGGTTCTCTACCTTCGAGCTGTCGCTGATCACCTCGGGCTATTTCCTTGGCTTCCTCGTGGGCTCGCGGCTGACGCCGAAGATGATCCGCAAGGTCAGCCACGTGCGGGTCTTCGCGGCGCTCGGCTCGATGATGTCGGCGCTGCTGATCGCCTTCCCGCTGCTGTCGGACCCGTGGAGCTGGACCGCGCTGCGGGTGCTGCTGGGGTTCTGCCTGTCGGGGCTCTATGTGACCTCGGAAAGCTGGCTCAACGACCGCGCCACCAACCAGACGCGCGGCACGCTGCTGTCGGCCTATATGGTGGCGCAGACGCTGGGCATGGTGGCGGCGCAGGGCCTGCTCAACTTCGGCGACGCGGCGGGGTTCTCGCTGTTTGTGGTCGCCTCGATCCTCGTATCGGTGGCCTTCACCCCGGTGCTGCTGTCGGCGGTGCCGATCCCGGCGGTGGAATCGATTAAGCCGATGAGCCTGCGCCAGCTTTACGACCGTTCGCCGCTGGGCACGATCGGCACGCTGCTGCTGGGCGGGGTGTTCTCGGCGCAGATGGGCATGGCGGCGGTCTATGGCGCCAAGGTCGGGCTGTCGGTGCAAGAGATCTCGGGCTTCGTGGCGGCGCTCTTCATGGGCTCGTTCCTGTTCCAGTTCCCGGTGGGCTGGCTGTCGGACCTGATGGATCGCCGGGTGATGATCCTGACGCTGGCGGCGGTGGGCGCGCTCACCTGCGGCATCGCGTTTTTCTACAGCCAGTCGCTCACCGCGCTGCTGGTGGCCGGTCTGATCATGGGCGGCATGGCCAGCCCGCTCTATTCGCTCTTCATCGCCTACACCAACGACTACCTCGAGCTTGAGGACATGCCCGCCGCGGCGAGCGGCATGGTGTTCATCTATGGCGTCGGCGCCATCGCGGGGCCGCTGGTCACCGGTCAGGCCATGGACATCGCCGGGCCGCAGAGCTTCTGGGCGGTGCTGACCGTGCTTTTCGCGATGATCGCGATCTATACCGCGTGGCGCATGACACGCCGTCAGGCGGCGGATGGCGATGGGTCGGCCTATCTCAACGTTCTGCCCAACTCGTCGACCGTCGCGGTCGGTGCCGCCTATGAGTGGTACGCCGAGGCCGCCGCCGAAGAGGAAGCGGCCGCCGAGGCGGAAGAGAATGCCGGAACGCAGGGCCACTGA